Proteins encoded within one genomic window of Cydia pomonella isolate Wapato2018A chromosome 12, ilCydPomo1, whole genome shotgun sequence:
- the LOC133523607 gene encoding ecto-NOX disulfide-thiol exchanger 2-like isoform X1, whose amino-acid sequence MSGKRRDRSRSPMNMSVDSVGRRREIKGNKENSKSGDMPVMNNMNPMMMSGMYQQGNIMMGGMYPNMMMPSGMMGSGMMPTTGMEMMPSTGMDMMPQQSMDMSAMGGTPMPPLPPSGGTPMDMNMMGGMMMDPSMMGMYPNMGTIGGEMPIEKKEIELKHCKLIPPAPGTPNPPRRERPPGCRTIFIGGLPDKIRESIVREVFENYGRIQTLRLSKKNFCHIRFDRESCVDAAMLISGYRLKLINKDKDKIDEDEEEDNHANSGWLHVDYALSRDDQNEYERRQRQMQRVQEQQMQQLTAQQEMASKYSMPSSYNRRVREDSPVRITPFSNLAITQIAEKIKNEEQFSNTLPTLVAWLERGECSKKNSNQFYSMIQATNSHIRRLFNEKMQAEEELQDTRERVKNHIENVINQLEQVAKVFTAATHQRVWDHFTKPQRKNIETWQKMTQEFNTLKEEFNEKFIGSDDNDGFNNGAYNNINQAYGNSMGNSAGMDEDTQNLKRENDSLRFQLEAYKNEVDVIKADAQKEMEKFKAQFIARQALNSHFEKNPPLPQPIVKPPPPPPLPDDLDAKVHLKESVEAGCGEAKLIGVMSAFLQVHPHGASLDYVVSYVRALFPHVTQATVHHVLQKHPDVFQCATQGVGANIEKRWLFNAFTKDDVKPLMDG is encoded by the exons GTAAAAGAAGAGACAGATCGAGGTCACCAATGAATATGTCAGTAGACAGTGTTGGGCGCAGAAGGGAGATTAAAGGTAACAAGGAGAACTCCAAAAGTGGTGACATGCCTGTTATGAATAATATGAACCCAATGATGATGAGCGGCATGTATCAACAAG GAAATATAATGATGGGTGGCATGTATCCAAACATGATGATGCCTAGTGGGATGATGGGAAGTGGCATGATGCCAACTACAGGAATGGAAATGATGCCATCTACAGGCATGGACATGATGCCGCAACAGTCCATGGATATGTCTGCTATGGGTGGAACACCCATGCCACCCTTGCCTCCATCAGGGGGGACACCAATGGACATGAATATGATGGGAGGCATGATGATGGACCCGTCTATGATGGGCATGTACCCTAATATGGGTACTATCGGAGGAGAAATGCCAATTGAAAAGAAAGAGATAGAGCTAAAACATTGTAAACTGATACCACCTGCTCCGGGAACCCCTAATCCTCCCCGCAGAGAACGCCCACCTGGTTGCCGCACCATATTCATTGGAGGACTCCCAGACAAAATAAGGGAGAGCATAGTCAGAGAGGTGTTTGAAAATTACGGAAGAATTCAAACCTTACGACTTTCAAAAAAGAATTTCTGCCATATAAGATTTGATAGAGAATCATGTGTTGATGCTGCTATGCTCATATCTGGCTATCGtcttaaacttataaataaggATAAAGATAAAATTGATGAGGACGAAGAGGAGGATAATCACGCCAATAGTGGATGGCTGCATGTAGATTATGCATTg AGCAGAGATGACCAAAACGAGTATGAAAGACGTCAAAGACAAATGCAACGTGTACAAGAGCAGCAAATGCAGCAGTTGACTGCACAGCAAGAAATGGCTAGCAAATATAGCATGCCGTCATCCTATAATCGACGAGTACGAGAGGACTCCCCTGTCAGGATTACACCATTCTCCAACCTTGCTATCACCCAAATTGCcgagaaaataaaaaatgaagagCAGTTTTCTAACACTTTACCA ACATTAGTGGCGTGGTTAGAAAGAGGAGAGTGTTCGAAGAAGAATTCAAATCAGTTTTATTCCATGATACAGGCGACCAACTCTCACATTCGTCGACTGTTTAACGAAAAAATGCAAGCTGAAGAAGAGTTGCAAGACACCAGAGAACGAGTTAAAAATCACATTGAGAATGTGATTAACCAGC TCGAACAGGTGGCGAAGGTATTCACGGCCGCTACCCACCAGCGCGTTTGGGATCATTTCACTAAACCACAGCGAAAGAACATAGAGACATGGCAGAAAATGACACAG GAATTCAATACATTAAAAGAGGAATTCAATGAGAAATTTATTGGTTCTGACGACAATGACGGTTTCAACAATggtgcatataataatataaatcaagCATATGGTAATTCCATGGGGAACTCCGCTGGGATGGATGAAGACACACAGAATTTGAAG cgTGAGAACGACAGTCTACGTTTCCAGCTGGAAGCATATAAAAACGAAGTTGATGTTATCAAAGCAGATGCTCAAAAGGAGATGGAAAAATTCAAAGCGCAATTTATTGCTCGCCAAGCTTTGAACAGTCATTTTGAGAAAAAT ccGCCCCTGCCGCAACCTATCGTGAAgcctccgccgccgccgccgctgccggaTGATTTGGATGCCAAAGTACACTTGAAGGAATCCGTGGAAGCTGGTTGTGGGGAAGCTAAATTGATTGGAGTGATGTCTGCGTTCCTTCAG GTGCACCCGCACGGTGCAAGCCTCGACTACGTCGTGTCCTACGTCCGCGCCCTGTTCCCGCACGTGACGCAGGCCACGGTGCACCACGTGCTGCAGAAGCACCCCGACGTGTTCCAGTGCGCCACGCAGGGCGTCGGCGCCAACATCGAGAAGCGGTGGCTCTTCAACGCCTTCACCAAGGATGACGTTAAGCCGCTTATGGATGGATAA
- the LOC133523607 gene encoding ecto-NOX disulfide-thiol exchanger 2-like isoform X2 has translation MNMSVDSVGRRREIKGNKENSKSGDMPVMNNMNPMMMSGMYQQGNIMMGGMYPNMMMPSGMMGSGMMPTTGMEMMPSTGMDMMPQQSMDMSAMGGTPMPPLPPSGGTPMDMNMMGGMMMDPSMMGMYPNMGTIGGEMPIEKKEIELKHCKLIPPAPGTPNPPRRERPPGCRTIFIGGLPDKIRESIVREVFENYGRIQTLRLSKKNFCHIRFDRESCVDAAMLISGYRLKLINKDKDKIDEDEEEDNHANSGWLHVDYALSRDDQNEYERRQRQMQRVQEQQMQQLTAQQEMASKYSMPSSYNRRVREDSPVRITPFSNLAITQIAEKIKNEEQFSNTLPTLVAWLERGECSKKNSNQFYSMIQATNSHIRRLFNEKMQAEEELQDTRERVKNHIENVINQLEQVAKVFTAATHQRVWDHFTKPQRKNIETWQKMTQEFNTLKEEFNEKFIGSDDNDGFNNGAYNNINQAYGNSMGNSAGMDEDTQNLKRENDSLRFQLEAYKNEVDVIKADAQKEMEKFKAQFIARQALNSHFEKNPPLPQPIVKPPPPPPLPDDLDAKVHLKESVEAGCGEAKLIGVMSAFLQVHPHGASLDYVVSYVRALFPHVTQATVHHVLQKHPDVFQCATQGVGANIEKRWLFNAFTKDDVKPLMDG, from the exons ATGAATATGTCAGTAGACAGTGTTGGGCGCAGAAGGGAGATTAAAGGTAACAAGGAGAACTCCAAAAGTGGTGACATGCCTGTTATGAATAATATGAACCCAATGATGATGAGCGGCATGTATCAACAAG GAAATATAATGATGGGTGGCATGTATCCAAACATGATGATGCCTAGTGGGATGATGGGAAGTGGCATGATGCCAACTACAGGAATGGAAATGATGCCATCTACAGGCATGGACATGATGCCGCAACAGTCCATGGATATGTCTGCTATGGGTGGAACACCCATGCCACCCTTGCCTCCATCAGGGGGGACACCAATGGACATGAATATGATGGGAGGCATGATGATGGACCCGTCTATGATGGGCATGTACCCTAATATGGGTACTATCGGAGGAGAAATGCCAATTGAAAAGAAAGAGATAGAGCTAAAACATTGTAAACTGATACCACCTGCTCCGGGAACCCCTAATCCTCCCCGCAGAGAACGCCCACCTGGTTGCCGCACCATATTCATTGGAGGACTCCCAGACAAAATAAGGGAGAGCATAGTCAGAGAGGTGTTTGAAAATTACGGAAGAATTCAAACCTTACGACTTTCAAAAAAGAATTTCTGCCATATAAGATTTGATAGAGAATCATGTGTTGATGCTGCTATGCTCATATCTGGCTATCGtcttaaacttataaataaggATAAAGATAAAATTGATGAGGACGAAGAGGAGGATAATCACGCCAATAGTGGATGGCTGCATGTAGATTATGCATTg AGCAGAGATGACCAAAACGAGTATGAAAGACGTCAAAGACAAATGCAACGTGTACAAGAGCAGCAAATGCAGCAGTTGACTGCACAGCAAGAAATGGCTAGCAAATATAGCATGCCGTCATCCTATAATCGACGAGTACGAGAGGACTCCCCTGTCAGGATTACACCATTCTCCAACCTTGCTATCACCCAAATTGCcgagaaaataaaaaatgaagagCAGTTTTCTAACACTTTACCA ACATTAGTGGCGTGGTTAGAAAGAGGAGAGTGTTCGAAGAAGAATTCAAATCAGTTTTATTCCATGATACAGGCGACCAACTCTCACATTCGTCGACTGTTTAACGAAAAAATGCAAGCTGAAGAAGAGTTGCAAGACACCAGAGAACGAGTTAAAAATCACATTGAGAATGTGATTAACCAGC TCGAACAGGTGGCGAAGGTATTCACGGCCGCTACCCACCAGCGCGTTTGGGATCATTTCACTAAACCACAGCGAAAGAACATAGAGACATGGCAGAAAATGACACAG GAATTCAATACATTAAAAGAGGAATTCAATGAGAAATTTATTGGTTCTGACGACAATGACGGTTTCAACAATggtgcatataataatataaatcaagCATATGGTAATTCCATGGGGAACTCCGCTGGGATGGATGAAGACACACAGAATTTGAAG cgTGAGAACGACAGTCTACGTTTCCAGCTGGAAGCATATAAAAACGAAGTTGATGTTATCAAAGCAGATGCTCAAAAGGAGATGGAAAAATTCAAAGCGCAATTTATTGCTCGCCAAGCTTTGAACAGTCATTTTGAGAAAAAT ccGCCCCTGCCGCAACCTATCGTGAAgcctccgccgccgccgccgctgccggaTGATTTGGATGCCAAAGTACACTTGAAGGAATCCGTGGAAGCTGGTTGTGGGGAAGCTAAATTGATTGGAGTGATGTCTGCGTTCCTTCAG GTGCACCCGCACGGTGCAAGCCTCGACTACGTCGTGTCCTACGTCCGCGCCCTGTTCCCGCACGTGACGCAGGCCACGGTGCACCACGTGCTGCAGAAGCACCCCGACGTGTTCCAGTGCGCCACGCAGGGCGTCGGCGCCAACATCGAGAAGCGGTGGCTCTTCAACGCCTTCACCAAGGATGACGTTAAGCCGCTTATGGATGGATAA